The following proteins are co-located in the uncultured Methanobrevibacter sp. genome:
- a CDS encoding tRNA pseudouridine(54/55) synthase Pus10 codes for MLELAKRILEECDYKICKNCLGRKLSKTIEGTNNIERADKVCEELGIDLNDADCAICGNLFDKLDDELYGKIDAKINQLEIEFDTFLVGSQIEKDIQKRDEAFSEKFNLNVETIKKEVNRLIGLGIWERYDKDAEFERQDIVFNVDLRAEPKVKIQINPLYIEGKYNKLKRGIPQTKWPCTKCKGRGCEECNFTGKQYPESVEELISEHVLKLTRGREAKFHGAGREDIDVLMLGSGRPFVLEIKEPKIRKLDYKQLEEDINKMNEGKTSYHNLHVCERSRKAEIKQSSPDTYKIYNAIVKCDEAYDADKLEDLTKLNEINQQTPLRVLRRRADMVRVKHVLDLKYEIIDDTTFSMRIKTEGGLYIKELISGDEGRSNPNVSEILGINAICEQLDVLEVSEK; via the coding sequence ATGTTAGAGTTAGCGAAAAGAATTTTAGAGGAATGCGATTACAAGATTTGTAAAAATTGTCTTGGACGTAAACTTTCCAAAACAATTGAAGGTACCAACAATATTGAACGTGCCGACAAGGTATGTGAAGAGCTGGGTATTGATTTGAATGATGCTGACTGCGCAATATGCGGCAATCTATTTGATAAGCTTGATGATGAGTTATACGGCAAAATTGATGCCAAAATAAATCAGCTTGAAATCGAATTTGACACATTCCTTGTAGGTTCCCAGATTGAAAAGGATATTCAAAAAAGAGATGAAGCATTTTCTGAAAAATTCAATCTGAATGTTGAAACAATCAAAAAGGAAGTCAACAGACTGATAGGTCTTGGAATTTGGGAGCGTTATGACAAGGATGCCGAATTTGAAAGGCAGGATATAGTTTTCAATGTTGATTTAAGAGCGGAACCCAAAGTCAAAATACAAATCAATCCGCTTTATATTGAAGGAAAATACAATAAACTGAAACGTGGAATACCTCAGACCAAATGGCCATGTACCAAATGTAAGGGAAGAGGATGCGAAGAGTGCAACTTCACCGGAAAGCAATATCCCGAGTCCGTAGAAGAGTTAATATCCGAGCATGTATTAAAATTAACTCGGGGACGTGAAGCAAAATTCCATGGTGCAGGCCGTGAAGACATTGATGTTTTAATGTTGGGATCAGGAAGACCATTTGTTCTGGAAATCAAAGAGCCAAAAATCAGAAAACTTGATTATAAACAGCTTGAAGAGGACATAAATAAAATGAATGAAGGAAAAACTTCATATCATAACCTCCATGTTTGTGAAAGGTCAAGAAAAGCTGAAATCAAGCAGTCATCTCCGGACACTTATAAGATTTACAATGCTATTGTCAAATGCGATGAAGCATATGATGCAGATAAACTTGAAGATTTGACAAAACTTAATGAAATAAATCAGCAGACACCTTTAAGAGTACTTAGAAGACGTGCTGACATGGTGCGTGTAAAGCATGTGCTTGATTTAAAATATGAAATTATTGATGATACAACATTCAGCATGCGCATTAAAACAGAAGGAGGATTGTACATTAAGGAATTAATTTCAGGCGATGAGGGAAGAAGCAATCCTAATGTATCTGAAATTTTAGGCATCAATGCAATTTGCGAACAGCTGGATGTATTGGAAGTTAGCGAGAAATGA
- a CDS encoding signal recognition particle protein Srp54, with protein MIMLGNLGENLTNTMKKLVGMSVIDKKTIKEVVKDIQRALIQSDVNIKLVLELSKTIESRALEEKPPKGITPREHVITIIYEEMVNLLGSEAVSLDINERPYKILFLGLQGSGKTTTIGKLCRFLQKKGFNPAVVCTDTWRPAAYEQLRQLTEEMDVPLYGDPENKDALDLAQKGLKEFKNRKVIIFDTAGRHKQEEDLIAEMDELDNIINPNEAILVIDGTIGQQAGEQAKAFSQATDIGSIIITKLDGSAKGGGALSAVAETGAPIKFIGTGERVDDFELFDPQRFISRLLGMGDIKSLIEKAEETIDEDVAEKTMNNMLTGKFTLMDMKNQFDMMNSMGPMQQVLNMIPGMGNKITKEASKMTEDKIDSYKIMMSSMTEEEMLNPKIIKQSRIQRIARGSGVQESEVKELLKYYNNTKKTMKGIGKRGGRLGGGAMNRMMGQFMNR; from the coding sequence ATTATTATGCTCGGAAATTTAGGAGAAAATCTTACTAATACTATGAAAAAATTAGTAGGAATGTCTGTTATTGATAAAAAAACAATCAAGGAAGTTGTAAAGGATATACAACGTGCATTAATTCAATCAGACGTTAATATTAAATTAGTATTGGAATTATCAAAAACTATCGAATCAAGAGCTCTTGAAGAAAAGCCTCCTAAAGGTATCACTCCAAGAGAACATGTTATAACAATTATTTATGAAGAAATGGTAAATCTGCTTGGAAGCGAAGCAGTAAGTCTCGACATCAATGAAAGACCTTATAAAATCTTATTTTTAGGTCTTCAGGGTAGTGGTAAGACAACTACAATCGGTAAACTGTGTAGATTCCTCCAGAAAAAAGGTTTCAACCCTGCTGTTGTATGTACAGACACATGGAGACCTGCTGCTTATGAGCAGTTAAGACAGCTAACTGAAGAGATGGATGTTCCTCTCTATGGAGATCCTGAAAACAAGGATGCACTTGACCTTGCTCAGAAAGGTCTTAAGGAATTTAAAAACAGAAAAGTCATCATTTTCGATACTGCAGGTAGGCACAAGCAGGAAGAAGATCTTATCGCTGAGATGGATGAGCTTGACAATATCATCAATCCGAATGAAGCTATTCTGGTAATTGACGGTACCATAGGTCAGCAGGCCGGTGAACAGGCTAAAGCATTTTCACAGGCAACAGACATAGGTTCAATCATTATTACAAAACTTGACGGTTCAGCAAAAGGTGGGGGTGCTCTGTCCGCTGTTGCAGAAACCGGCGCTCCAATCAAATTCATCGGTACAGGTGAAAGGGTAGATGACTTTGAACTTTTTGACCCTCAGAGATTCATTTCAAGACTGCTGGGAATGGGAGATATCAAATCCCTTATAGAAAAAGCAGAAGAAACAATCGACGAAGACGTTGCAGAAAAAACCATGAACAACATGCTCACAGGTAAATTCACATTGATGGATATGAAAAACCAGTTTGACATGATGAACAGCATGGGTCCTATGCAGCAGGTTCTCAATATGATTCCGGGTATGGGAAACAAGATTACAAAAGAAGCCTCTAAAATGACTGAAGACAAGATTGACTCTTACAAGATAATGATGTCTTCAATGACCGAAGAGGAAATGCTTAACCCTAAAATAATCAAGCAGTCAAGGATTCAAAGAATTGCAAGAGGGTCAGGTGTACAGGAAAGTGAGGTTAAAGAGCTTCTTAAATATTACAACAACACCAAAAAGACAATGAAAGGAATCGGAAAACGTGGGGGCCGTTTAGGCGGCGGAGCTATGAACCGTATGATGGGACAATTCATGAACAGGTAA
- the hpt gene encoding hypoxanthine/guanine phosphoribosyltransferase: MLEEVKKSLEASPIVKKGDYNYFVNPISDGVPAMEPKMLRELARSVHKHADLNIDKIVAVEAMGIHLATALSLATDIPFVVIRKRQYGLEGEQEVYQKTGYGSSNLYINDLHAGEKILLIDDVVSTGGTLVALIDTLRDLDLEIKSVVAVIEKGEGKEIVKKETGVDVISIVKLDVIDGKVVIERTIED; this comes from the coding sequence ATGTTAGAAGAAGTAAAGAAATCTCTAGAAGCATCCCCAATTGTAAAAAAAGGTGACTACAACTACTTTGTAAATCCAATCAGTGACGGAGTTCCTGCAATGGAACCTAAAATGCTGCGCGAATTAGCCAGATCAGTACATAAACATGCGGATTTAAATATTGATAAAATTGTAGCTGTCGAAGCTATGGGAATCCATTTAGCTACTGCACTGTCCCTTGCAACAGACATTCCATTCGTTGTTATCCGTAAAAGACAATACGGTCTTGAAGGAGAACAGGAAGTCTATCAGAAAACCGGATACGGATCTTCAAATCTCTACATCAATGACCTCCACGCAGGTGAGAAAATACTGCTCATAGACGACGTTGTAAGTACCGGAGGAACATTAGTCGCTTTAATTGACACATTGAGAGATTTGGATTTGGAAATCAAATCTGTTGTAGCAGTTATTGAGAAAGGAGAAGGAAAAGAAATTGTTAAAAAAGAAACAGGCGTAGACGTAATATCTATTGTCAAATTAGATGTTATTGATGGAAAAGTAGTTATTGAAAGAACAATCGAAGATTAA
- the dph2 gene encoding diphthamide biosynthesis enzyme Dph2 translates to MSMYDMDLDKAIRKINSKDARTVGLQFPEGLKMQAVKIAKAIEEETEATVIISGDPCFGACDVSDWKMKGSVDLIIHYGHTPLPLKYEVPTLFIEAFSKIDVKKDLEKCLEELKGYSRVGLVTTTQHLHLLNEIRDYLEDNGKDVILGSSPSTRKGQVLGCNFSSIKNLDTEVILFIGSGNFHPLGIKLFSDAPVIALDPYNNEIRKMDEYADRILRIRFARITKARTATKWGIIVSSKEGQYRMALAKEIKKTLEEQNMEAYIILADNINPDILLPYMELEAFVVSACPRIAIDDSQMYKKPLLTPQELEIVLDKREWENYQLDEILFHERYH, encoded by the coding sequence ATGTCAATGTATGATATGGATCTGGATAAGGCAATCCGGAAAATCAACTCAAAGGATGCCAGAACCGTTGGTCTTCAGTTCCCGGAAGGGCTGAAAATGCAGGCGGTAAAAATTGCAAAGGCAATTGAGGAGGAAACTGAAGCGACAGTCATAATATCAGGAGACCCATGTTTTGGAGCCTGTGACGTCAGTGACTGGAAAATGAAAGGTTCAGTTGATTTAATCATCCACTACGGTCACACTCCTCTTCCGTTGAAATATGAAGTTCCAACACTTTTTATTGAAGCCTTTTCAAAAATCGACGTTAAAAAAGACCTTGAAAAATGCTTAGAAGAGCTTAAAGGATATTCAAGGGTCGGACTTGTTACAACAACACAGCACCTGCATCTTTTAAACGAAATCAGAGATTATCTTGAAGACAACGGCAAGGATGTTATACTGGGCTCATCCCCGTCAACAAGAAAGGGTCAGGTTTTGGGATGCAACTTCTCATCAATTAAAAATCTGGACACTGAGGTCATCCTTTTTATCGGAAGCGGAAATTTCCACCCTCTGGGAATCAAATTATTTTCAGATGCTCCAGTCATAGCTCTTGATCCATACAACAATGAAATTCGAAAAATGGATGAATATGCAGATAGAATTTTAAGAATTAGATTTGCAAGAATTACAAAGGCAAGAACTGCCACAAAATGGGGAATAATAGTATCCTCCAAGGAAGGACAATACAGAATGGCTCTAGCCAAAGAAATCAAAAAGACACTTGAAGAGCAAAATATGGAAGCCTATATCATTCTGGCAGACAACATCAATCCTGATATTTTACTTCCATATATGGAACTTGAAGCATTTGTTGTAAGTGCATGTCCAAGAATTGCAATAGATGATTCACAAATGTATAAAAAACCGTTATTGACCCCGCAAGAGCTGGAAATAGTTTTGGATAAAAGGGAATGGGAAAATTATCAGCTGGATGAAATCCTTTTCCATGAACGTTACCACTAA
- a CDS encoding exosome complex RNA-binding protein Csl4 translates to MSNKEEQIVMPGEKLGIIEQYLPGEGTYDDNGDIKASVLGNVKINQKMKVISVEGDAKPALLKVGDIIYGQITDIKPQRANVNIECMKDNARPLALPYMGAIHISQAKKDYLEKLSDAFRIGDIIQAKVVKITGDNVDLGTVDDDCGVLKAMCTRCRDYMHTTKRENELQCNTCNKKEKRKVSKNYVND, encoded by the coding sequence ATGAGTAACAAAGAGGAACAAATAGTAATGCCTGGAGAAAAATTAGGAATAATTGAACAATATCTTCCAGGAGAAGGTACTTACGATGACAATGGCGACATTAAAGCGTCAGTACTGGGCAATGTTAAAATTAATCAAAAAATGAAGGTTATTTCTGTTGAAGGTGATGCTAAACCGGCTTTATTAAAAGTCGGCGATATCATATATGGTCAGATAACTGACATTAAACCTCAAAGAGCTAATGTGAATATTGAATGTATGAAAGATAATGCAAGACCATTGGCACTGCCATATATGGGAGCTATCCACATATCACAAGCAAAGAAAGATTATCTCGAAAAATTATCTGATGCTTTCAGAATAGGAGACATCATACAAGCAAAAGTAGTTAAAATAACCGGAGATAATGTTGATTTAGGTACTGTAGATGATGATTGTGGAGTTCTAAAAGCAATGTGTACCCGTTGCAGAGACTATATGCACACTACTAAAAGAGAAAATGAACTTCAGTGTAATACTTGTAATAAAAAAGAGAAACGTAAAGTTTCCAAAAACTATGTTAATGATTAA
- a CDS encoding DNA-directed RNA polymerase subunit L — translation MVDKMKNIEIIEDKTLELTFRINDESHGVCNALRHILMQDDDVEYAVYNIDHPLTGKPEMTIKTKRGKRPRVVLKKAAEELQKESSDFRKLIDEAL, via the coding sequence ATGGTTGATAAAATGAAAAATATTGAAATTATTGAAGACAAAACTTTAGAATTGACCTTTCGTATAAATGATGAAAGTCACGGAGTTTGCAATGCCTTAAGACATATTTTAATGCAAGATGATGATGTTGAATATGCTGTTTACAACATTGATCACCCTCTTACTGGAAAACCAGAAATGACTATCAAAACAAAAAGAGGAAAAAGACCTAGAGTTGTCTTGAAAAAAGCAGCTGAAGAACTCCAGAAAGAAAGTTCTGATTTTAGAAAACTTATCGATGAAGCTTTATAG
- a CDS encoding NUDIX hydrolase yields MANYKIPSVTTDIFIFDDDLNFILIKRKNDPYKDYWAIPGGFVEYGETVENAAVREAKEETHIDVELKDLVNVYSKPDRDPRGHTITVAYTAQGNFSNKKADSDASDISVFNEKKLDEIKIAFDHEEIIRDCLKTVKKNI; encoded by the coding sequence ATGGCGAATTACAAGATTCCTTCTGTAACTACCGATATCTTTATTTTTGATGATGATTTGAATTTCATTTTAATCAAAAGGAAAAATGATCCGTATAAAGATTATTGGGCAATACCTGGAGGATTTGTTGAATATGGTGAAACTGTCGAAAATGCAGCAGTACGGGAAGCAAAAGAAGAAACCCATATCGATGTGGAACTTAAAGACCTTGTGAATGTCTATTCCAAACCAGATAGGGACCCTAGAGGACATACAATTACAGTAGCTTATACAGCACAAGGAAACTTTTCCAACAAAAAGGCAGATAGCGATGCAAGTGACATTTCAGTTTTCAATGAAAAAAAATTGGATGAAATAAAAATTGCATTCGACCATGAAGAAATTATTAGAGATTGCCTAAAAACAGTAAAAAAGAACATTTAA
- a CDS encoding transcription factor S, with translation MEFCPDCGAMLLPKDGKLECSCGYTKNLSDDNEYEVSDNREADETVKMLGEDVEVGPTVNEICPECGHDKATYKLIQTRSADEAPTRIFKCSKCKHTWRAYD, from the coding sequence ATGGAATTTTGTCCTGACTGTGGAGCTATGTTACTTCCGAAAGATGGGAAGTTAGAATGTAGCTGCGGATATACTAAAAATTTATCAGATGATAATGAATATGAAGTTTCAGACAATAGAGAAGCTGATGAAACCGTGAAAATGCTTGGAGAAGATGTTGAGGTAGGTCCTACCGTAAACGAGATTTGTCCTGAATGCGGACACGACAAAGCAACCTACAAATTAATCCAAACCCGTAGTGCTGATGAAGCACCAACCAGAATTTTTAAATGTTCCAAATGTAAACATACTTGGAGAGCATACGACTAA
- a CDS encoding topoisomerase IV: MKDSKDKEHRISNLKEMIGNVSEVDENQNTDDIEEDIELINYLNEDRIDGDFEIDDEYIYHPGKDKGHAINLEENPVNEDYIIKAPKEKELEDSDSNEGEDFLDDFSEDLSESFDNIIHARVGRTPIMAIVSSILGLILIAISAFVFSSRSDRVIDNVVSGETNFISIIFLIFGLLLLIFGIYKIFGLKNPLEGMSNNINSIENNEKKPSPKKEEPAEKVIPKSNIPLDKESYKIGEFHIGDIKEKLKRPSKPKKPTPPTQEELDKIPPAREKPQEKKGLTTEEIEEIEYEQVVRDSQSIDDIFAEVEDIEDIPIISVDSEDKK, from the coding sequence ATGAAAGATTCTAAAGATAAAGAGCATAGGATTTCAAATCTCAAAGAAATGATCGGTAATGTCTCCGAAGTCGATGAAAATCAGAATACTGACGACATTGAAGAAGACATTGAACTGATCAACTATCTTAATGAAGATAGGATAGACGGAGATTTTGAAATCGATGATGAATATATTTATCATCCCGGCAAAGACAAAGGACATGCTATTAATTTAGAAGAAAACCCTGTTAATGAAGATTATATAATAAAAGCTCCTAAAGAAAAAGAACTGGAAGATTCAGACTCAAATGAAGGCGAAGACTTCCTTGATGACTTCAGTGAAGATTTAAGCGAAAGCTTTGATAACATTATTCATGCCAGAGTTGGAAGAACACCTATAATGGCTATTGTAAGTTCAATTTTAGGACTGATTCTCATAGCTATTTCCGCATTTGTCTTTTCATCACGCAGTGACCGTGTTATAGATAATGTTGTTTCAGGTGAAACCAACTTTATATCCATCATATTTTTAATATTTGGATTGTTATTATTGATTTTTGGAATATACAAGATATTCGGACTTAAAAATCCATTGGAAGGGATGTCAAATAATATAAATTCTATTGAGAATAACGAAAAAAAGCCATCCCCTAAAAAAGAGGAACCTGCTGAAAAAGTCATACCAAAAAGCAACATACCTCTTGACAAGGAATCCTACAAAATAGGAGAATTCCATATTGGGGACATTAAAGAAAAACTTAAACGACCATCCAAACCAAAAAAACCGACCCCACCAACTCAAGAGGAATTAGATAAAATCCCTCCTGCTCGAGAAAAACCTCAAGAGAAAAAAGGATTAACTACTGAAGAAATCGAAGAAATCGAATATGAACAGGTAGTTCGAGACAGTCAGTCCATTGATGATATTTTTGCTGAAGTTGAAGATATTGAAGATATTCCAATAATCTCCGTTGACAGCGAAGATAAAAAATAA
- a CDS encoding helicase C-terminal domain-containing protein — translation MSNSLFCPNCGMLKSNCTCENSSNKKSGGPTNLFSFSKPRKRSILDDEIPEVYSVDNHKLDEGTAAYIKEIYPHIDDEIIENFPFEEPRFGQLDIIQDINDAIKQGYKYIILEAGTGTGKSAIATTLAKMYESAYILTMTKQLQSQYSNEFDFPLVKGRGNFACLNSNLDLSCDMGLCKTAPASSNFYCPYGVAKNPSLDAELAFEDSHGGTVFYQSPNHCHYWNQKANAINSPITLMNYDYAIVELNYVKHFAPRSLLILDEAHNIENKLMATMEVTLYNRTLENDISKHISPETLKDGELKDWIMEIDAIRESYEEIDLKDVKKNKADRIRSTIGRLKTLTNNLEKEPKNWVIDAEESGVTFKPLRVHHYAKDNLLKYGDVVIFMSATILSHKMFSKWLGLNPNEVYHIKVDSPFTKEKRPIILNLAGKMSANRIKNTAPKTIPILQEILKKHEGDKGLIHTHSYKCQQYILNNLYNSRLVSHTSQNREQILDFFEKDENPLVLVSPSMSEGVDLPYDKCRFQIIYKMPFPYLGDKQVNMRMKRDKKWYAYKTVMTLMQAYGRGMRAEDDSCYTYIIDSDINMLFKSPMYRSLIPDFFKEAVVRIKN, via the coding sequence ATGTCAAATTCGTTATTTTGCCCAAATTGTGGGATGTTAAAAAGTAATTGTACTTGTGAGAATTCAAGTAATAAGAAGTCCGGCGGTCCAACAAATCTGTTTAGTTTTTCAAAGCCTAGAAAAAGGTCTATATTGGATGATGAAATACCTGAAGTTTATTCTGTCGATAATCATAAGCTGGATGAGGGAACTGCAGCTTATATTAAAGAGATATATCCTCATATCGACGATGAGATAATTGAAAATTTCCCTTTTGAAGAGCCTAGATTCGGTCAGCTGGATATTATTCAGGATATCAACGATGCAATTAAGCAGGGTTACAAATACATAATTCTTGAGGCAGGTACCGGTACCGGAAAATCCGCTATCGCAACAACTCTTGCCAAAATGTATGAATCAGCATACATACTGACAATGACCAAGCAGTTGCAGTCCCAGTATTCAAATGAGTTCGATTTTCCACTTGTTAAAGGAAGGGGCAATTTCGCATGTCTGAATTCGAATTTGGACCTTTCATGTGATATGGGATTATGTAAAACTGCACCGGCATCCAGCAATTTCTACTGTCCGTATGGTGTTGCAAAAAATCCTTCTTTGGATGCAGAGCTCGCATTTGAAGATTCACATGGCGGAACAGTATTTTACCAGTCACCTAACCACTGCCATTACTGGAATCAGAAAGCCAATGCTATCAACTCACCTATAACACTGATGAATTATGATTATGCAATTGTTGAGCTGAACTATGTAAAGCATTTCGCCCCACGTTCTCTTCTGATTCTTGACGAGGCCCACAACATTGAAAACAAGCTGATGGCTACAATGGAAGTCACACTCTACAACAGAACCCTTGAAAATGACATCAGCAAACACATTTCCCCTGAAACCCTAAAGGACGGGGAACTTAAAGACTGGATAATGGAAATTGATGCCATAAGGGAAAGCTATGAGGAAATAGATTTGAAGGATGTTAAGAAAAATAAGGCCGACAGAATCCGCTCAACCATAGGCAGACTAAAAACTTTAACAAATAACCTTGAAAAAGAACCTAAAAACTGGGTTATTGATGCAGAGGAAAGCGGAGTTACCTTCAAACCTTTAAGAGTCCATCATTACGCCAAGGATAACCTTCTCAAATATGGTGATGTAGTCATTTTCATGAGCGCAACAATACTTTCCCATAAGATGTTTTCCAAATGGCTGGGACTGAATCCTAATGAAGTTTATCACATTAAAGTCGACAGTCCGTTTACAAAAGAAAAAAGGCCTATTATTCTTAATCTTGCAGGAAAGATGTCTGCAAATAGAATAAAGAATACTGCTCCCAAAACTATTCCTATTCTTCAGGAAATTCTTAAAAAACATGAAGGGGATAAGGGACTGATACACACTCACAGCTATAAATGCCAGCAGTATATTCTCAATAATCTTTATAATTCCAGACTGGTTTCACACACATCACAAAACAGGGAACAGATATTGGATTTCTTTGAGAAAGATGAAAATCCTTTGGTTCTTGTTTCACCGTCAATGAGTGAAGGTGTGGATTTGCCTTATGACAAATGCAGATTCCAGATTATCTATAAGATGCCATTCCCATATCTTGGAGACAAGCAGGTAAACATGAGAATGAAAAGGGATAAAAAATGGTATGCTTACAAGACTGTAATGACTCTTATGCAGGCGTATGGTCGTGGAATGAGGGCTGAAGACGATTCATGTTACACATACATTATCGACAGTGACATTAACATGCTCTTTAAAAGCCCGATGTACAGATCACTGATTCCTGATTTCTTTAAAGAAGCAGTTGTAAGAATTAAAAATTAG
- the cobI gene encoding precorrin-2 C(20)-methyltransferase has protein sequence MAKKGKLIGIGVGPGDTELLTLKAARILKSVPVVFSPKSAKEKESIALSIVRPILKERKDYKRLMLVEPIFPMIEDKEELEKVWTSASEMIAQYLDSGRDVAFITLGDSSVFSTYSYVQKKLAGRYEIETVPGITSFTACAAARNKALVEQNQILTIVPKIDDRLEEVLEYSNSVVLMKASRNTSDLEKTIEEKERPKEIYSVQNCTRENEKIIEGFSNEKPYLTTTIIKFDD, from the coding sequence ATGGCTAAAAAAGGAAAATTGATTGGAATTGGTGTTGGACCGGGAGATACAGAATTACTTACATTAAAAGCAGCAAGAATATTAAAATCAGTCCCTGTTGTATTTTCACCAAAATCCGCCAAAGAAAAAGAAAGTATTGCACTGTCAATTGTTAGACCAATACTTAAAGAAAGAAAAGATTACAAAAGATTAATGCTTGTTGAACCAATATTTCCAATGATAGAAGATAAAGAGGAGTTAGAAAAAGTCTGGACAAGTGCGTCTGAAATGATTGCCCAATACCTTGACAGCGGAAGAGATGTTGCATTTATTACTTTAGGAGACAGCTCCGTATTCAGTACTTATTCTTATGTGCAAAAGAAATTAGCCGGAAGATATGAAATTGAAACCGTTCCGGGAATTACTTCATTTACAGCATGTGCGGCTGCAAGAAACAAGGCATTGGTCGAACAGAACCAGATTTTAACAATTGTGCCTAAAATAGATGACAGGCTTGAGGAAGTTCTAGAATACAGCAACTCAGTTGTCCTTATGAAAGCTTCCAGAAACACTTCCGATTTGGAAAAAACAATTGAAGAAAAAGAAAGACCTAAAGAAATCTATTCCGTGCAGAACTGTACACGTGAAAATGAAAAAATAATTGAAGGATTTTCAAACGAAAAACCTTACCTTACAACTACAATTATAAAATTTGACGATTAA
- a CDS encoding V4R domain-containing protein translates to MSEQKPIQIFSNPNDNIGVNVVKSPVKLTILEMLRDRDMEFDEIVSNTGKSKSTVSVHLKSLRERGIISYKVHPVDNRKKIFYLNSKYIGSVDTGEPKEIHETQSDYLIKNLVEEDEEFSTLLFHTLKSMLIQEGINIDPIMQSTGNSIGRSIFDKLYDDDLDVFMQNLAEFWQRKGLGRMTFKVGQIIKITTYDCFECKFLPKTGKPACFLDTGILEGLFTEFFNLPVSVIETQCYTMGDEKCVFEIEPLGIKSN, encoded by the coding sequence ATGAGCGAACAGAAACCTATCCAAATTTTTTCAAATCCCAATGACAACATTGGTGTAAATGTGGTTAAAAGTCCGGTAAAACTTACAATTCTTGAAATGCTAAGGGACCGGGACATGGAATTTGATGAAATTGTAAGTAATACTGGTAAATCAAAATCTACAGTATCAGTTCATCTCAAAAGTCTACGTGAACGTGGTATTATCTCATATAAGGTTCATCCGGTAGATAACAGAAAAAAAATATTCTATTTAAACTCCAAATATATAGGTTCTGTAGATACAGGTGAGCCAAAAGAAATACATGAAACCCAATCTGATTATTTAATTAAAAACCTTGTTGAAGAGGACGAAGAGTTTTCTACATTGCTGTTTCATACCTTAAAGTCAATGCTTATCCAGGAAGGAATAAATATTGACCCGATAATGCAGTCAACAGGAAACAGCATAGGCAGATCCATTTTTGATAAATTATATGATGATGATTTGGATGTATTCATGCAAAATCTTGCCGAATTCTGGCAAAGAAAAGGTTTGGGAAGGATGACATTTAAAGTTGGTCAGATTATAAAAATCACAACCTATGACTGCTTTGAATGCAAGTTTCTTCCAAAAACAGGAAAACCGGCATGCTTTTTGGACACCGGTATTCTTGAAGGTCTTTTCACTGAATTTTTCAATCTCCCCGTCAGCGTCATTGAAACTCAATGCTATACTATGGGAGATGAAAAATGTGTATTTGAAATTGAACCTCTCGGTATCAAATCAAATTAA